A genome region from Erigeron canadensis isolate Cc75 chromosome 3, C_canadensis_v1, whole genome shotgun sequence includes the following:
- the LOC122592216 gene encoding eukaryotic translation initiation factor 4E-1-like codes for MVEKEVEKSGVGSDREEEQRWNEGGGERLARPIKDIKRHPLEHSWTFWFDNPSAKSKQVAWGNSIRPIYTFSTVEDFWSLYNNIHRPSRLVAGADLHCFKNGIEPKWEDPVCASGGKWTMTFPKSKSDTCWLYTLLAMIGEQFDHGDEICGAVVNVRSRQEKIALWTKNAANEASQMSIGRQWVQFLDYNDSIGFIFHEDAKKLDRGAKNKYTT; via the exons ATGGTGGAAAAAGAGGTAGAAAAATCAGGTGTTGGATCTGATAGAGAAGAAGAGCAACGGTGGAACGAAGGAGGAGGAGAGAGGTTAGCGAGACCCATTAAAGACATCAAACGACATCCGCTTGAGCATTCATGGACATTCTGGTTCGACAATCCATCTGCCAAGTCTAAGCAGGTGGCTTGGGGTAATTCCATCCGTCCTATATACACTTTCTCCACCGTTGAAGATTTCTGGAG CCTATACAACAATATACATCGACCGAGCAGGTTAGTTGCAGGAGCAGACCTCCACTGTTTTAAAAATGGAATTGAACCTAAGTGGGAGGACCCTGTTTGTGCTTCTGGTGGAAAGTGGACTATGACCTTCCCCAAGTCCAAATCCGACACATGTTGGCTGTATACG TTGCTAGCAATGATCGGAGAACAGTTTGATCACGGAGACGAGATATGTGGGGCCGTTGTGAATGTCAGATCAAGGCAGGAAAAAATAGCCCTATGGACCAAGAATGCCGCCAATGAGGCTTCTCAG ATGAGTATTGGGAGACAATGGGTACAATTTCTTGACTACAACGACAGCATAGGTTTCATttttcat GAGGATGCTAAGAAACTTGACAGAGGTGCCAAAAATAAATACACAACGTGA
- the LOC122592850 gene encoding transcription factor GTE12 yields MVKMLLPGSRKRQEPPEILEGPHLKKRRMDLGVKQECGKILKTLMTHEFGYVFNQPVDPVELGIPDYFNIISHPMDLGTIQKKLVEDIYSFTEAFAVDVRLTFANAMKYNPPENYVHSMAKELNLLFERRWRLFEAKLTKANKSVAEPAKLKNSPLDASRVINKTLFKISERRNVLEQGKSKVNPQDMSKICNKTPAKTLESISVAEPSRSKSNSIDSSKICTKTPAKTSETKSVKRPGLSEAVKAKKLEDTFKITTRPEVTPSISGKEKLRLKEELLVALRGELSGVLRGFLRKHGLIPLRTEKIESVFATFDDSTLLELKRVVKGSLGTSMFKGKDDYVRTQRMAEVTGRQKLEEKSIIESRIRAARAAKEAILESAKSELQMRRDRERERVEKMKRTVVIDDNLLFLGELEKLCQYSGIANPLEQLGLRLKDEYYNGYEYIEDEDGDIFEELEDGEIL; encoded by the exons ATGGTGAAGATGTTGTTACCAGGGTCCAGGAAAAGGCAAGAACCGCCTGAAATCTTGGAGGGTCCACATCTTAAAAAGCGGAGGATGGATCTTGGTGTTAAGCAGGAGTGTGGGAAGATTCTGAAAACATTGATGACCCATGAATTTGGATATGTTTTCAATCAGCCCGTGGATCCTGTCGAGTTGGGCATTcctgattattttaatattatttcgCATCCTATGGATCTAGGGACGATACAAAAGAAGTTGGTGGAAGATATCTATTCTTTTACAGAAGCATTTGCTGTTGATGTCAGACTCACATTTGCCAATGCAATGAAATATAATCCTCCTGAGAATTATGTTCATTCGATGGCAAAGGAGCTGAACCTTCTTTTTGAAAGAAGGTGGAGATTGTTTGAGGCGAAGTTGACTAAAGCGAACAAAAGCGTTGCAGAACCCGCCAAATTAAAAAACAGTCCTCTAGACGCGAGCAGAGTTATCAATAAAACACTGTTTAAGATTTCAGAAAGAAGAAACGTTCTTGAACAGGGCAAATCTAAAGTTAATCCTCAAGACATGAGCAAAATCTGCAACAAAACGCCAGCCAAGACCTTAGAAAGCATAAGCGTTGCAGAACCGAGCAGATCAAAGTCTAACTCCATAGACTCGAGCAAAATTTGCACCAAAACACCAGCCAAGACCTCAGAAACCAAAAGTGTTAAACGACCAGGTCTTAGTGAAGCTGTTAAAGCAAAGAAACTTGAAGATACATTCAAGATTACAACACGCCCTGAGGTGACACCTTCAATATCCGGTAAAGAGAAGTTGAGGCTTAAGGAGGAGCTTTTAGTAGCATTGAGAGGGGAATTGAGTGGAGTGCTGCGTGGTTTTCTAAGGAAACATGGTTTAATTCCCTTGAGGACAGAGAAGATCGAGAGTGTTTTTGCTACGTTTGATGATAGTACCTTATTAGAGTTGAAAAGAGTGGTAAAAGGCTCTTTGGGCACAAGTATGTTTAAG GGCAAGGACGATTATGTTAGAACACAACGGATGGCGGAGGTTACAGGAAGACAGAAACTTGAAG AAAAATCAATTATTGAATCTCGAATCAGAGCTGCTAGAGCTGCAAAAGAAGCCATTCTTGAGAGCGCAAAGTCTGAGTTGCAAATGAGGCGTGacagagaaagagaaagagtaGAGAAG ATGAAAAGAACAGTTGTCATAGATGACAACTTGTTATTTCTGGGGGAGCTTGAGAAACTATGCCAATATTCTGGGATTGCAAACCCTCTGGAGCAACTTGGGCTGCGTTTAAAGGATGAGTACTATAATGGATATGAGTACATTGAGGATGAGGATGGTGATATCTTTGAAGAGCTAGAAGATGGTGAGATCTTATGA